The genomic segment CCCTGCGACGCTAAAAATCGTGCATTACCAACTAGCACTGGCGCGCCCTCGATCGTGGCCTGAATGCCAAGGCCCGGTTCAGCTTGGACATTGGTAACCGTCCCGTCTAGCTCAAGCCCACGGGCTTGTGCCGCGGCGACGATGGCCCGACCAAGCGGGTGCTCACTGCGGGATTCCGCCAGCGCTGCTAGTTTCAACACAGATGCCTCGTCCAGCTCGGCGAGCGGCACCACGTCTGTCACTTCAGGTTTGCCGTTCGTCACCGTGCCGGTCTTGTCGAGTACGAGCGTCGTGAGCTGAGCGGCCCGCTCAAGTGCCTCACCACCTTTGATCAGCACACCGTGACTCGCACCAGTACCAGTTGCGACGATGATCGCCGTTGGGGTTGCAAGGCCCATTGCACACGGGCAAGCAATAACGAGCACAGCGACAGCGGGGAGCAATGCTTGGCCAACCGTGCCGGTGGCGAAGTACCAGCCGACGAATGTCACGGCAGCGACGGCCATAACAACTGGGACAAAGACGCTGGCCACGCGATCAGCCAGAGACTGGATCGGTGCCTTTGACCCCTGCGCCTGCCGCACGAGCCGGATAATTTGAGCAAGTGTCGTCTCAGCGCCGACCCGCGTTGCCCGAAGAGTAAACGTCCCTGTCGTGTTCACGGTGCCACCAAGGACCTGGCTGCCCGGCGCTTCCTCAACGGGGATGCTTTCACCGGTCATCGCGCTTTCATCAACGGCAGAGCGACCTTCGACAACAATGCCGTCAACCGGGATCCGCTCGCCTGGCCGCACAATGACGAGGTCACCCGGCCGGACCGCACTCGCTGGTATGTCGACCTCTCGCCCGCCGCGGATAACATGTGCCGTGCTCGGTTGCAGCCGTACCAGTGCACTGACTGCAGCTGACGTTTGTCCACGAGCGCGCCGCTCCAGGTAGCGCCCCAGCAGAATCAAGGTAATGATCACCGTTGCCGTGTCATAGTACAGCTGCATACTCGCCTGATGGTGGAGTCGCGAGGCGGTGAGACGTGGCAGGATCGTGTTCCATGCTGAGTAGAAAAATGCCGCTGTCGTGCCTAAGCTCACCAGCGTGTCCATCGTGAACTGGCCATGCCGCAGGTTCTTCAGTGCCGTAGCATGGAAGCGCCAACCAGCGTATGCCCACACTGGCAACGACAGGGCCAGGAGGACGAGGTCAACACCTGGCCAGTGCATGAAGAACATGTTGAGTACGGCAACAGGAACTGTCAGGATGGCGCTGAGGAGCAAATCACGACGCAGGCGCGCAAGCTGTTGATCGTTCGATCCTTCTGTTTCGGCTGCTGCTTCCGTTCCACTTGGTTCATCAACGACCTGCGCGTGATAGCCCGCAGCTTCCACCGCGCGGAGCATCGCATCGATCGTAGCCTGGGTGGGATCATAGTGTACTTGGGCTTGCTCAGTTGCGAGGTTGACGGTTGCCTCGGCAACGCCCGGCACGCGCTGTAACGCCCGTTCGACGCGTCGCACACAGGAAGCGCAGGTCATACCCTCGATCGCAAGTGTCACGATCGCAGCATGCGCCTCTCCGGCGTCACTGTGTTGGTCAGTGTTGTGTACCTCCAACACCCGCGCGCCGTAGCCTGCTGCTTCGACTTGCTGCACGAGGGCCGCTTCGTCTACTGCTGTGGGATCAAAGACAACGCGAGCTTGTTCCGTCGCAAGGTTGACCGATGCCTGTGCTACGCCTGGTAGCTTGCTCAGCGCACGTTCAACCCGACGGACACACGAAGCGCACGTCATTCCTTCAATGGCGAGCACTGCCTCTGCTGGTGATCCTGTTTGTTGTTCAGGTATTCGGTCGCGCGTTTCCGTCGTGTTCATCGTTAGCTCACACTCTGGGTAAATCGCTCAACGGCCTCCGTCAGCTCCTGGATGAGCATCTCGCGCTCTTCTGGTGCAGCGGTTAGCAAGCAGCCGCGGATGTGGTCTTCCAGGAGGAGCAAGCCGATGCTGCGAGCTGCGGCAATGACCGAAGAGAGCTGAGTTAAGACGTCAACACAGTAGCGATCTTCTTCGATCATGCGTTGAATGCCTCGCACTTGCCCTTCGATACGGCGTAAACGGGCAAGAATGCGTGCTTTGTCCTGGCGATACGAATCGACTCGCTTCACAGAATGCTCGCTGTGTTCAGGTGGCATGCTGTCCATCGTATCCTCCATGCACGCCGATGCGTACGTGTGATACTCCTCTAGGGATTATACCCCCTGAGGGTATCACTTGCAATGATCATGATGGGCGATGCAGCGATTAGGCTTCGGGAGCCGGCGGTGGAGGCGTGTCCCGTGAAACGAGATGATCAAAGTATGCGCGCAGTTGCGCAAGATCTTCCTCGCTGAGGTCTTCAATCCGGAGCATGCTGTTGCGTGCTCCTTCGAGGGCGCGAATAAGCTCGTCAAGTTTGAGTTGCACTGCCACGCTATCGCGATTGACTGCGTTCTGAATGAGGAAGACCATCAGAAAGGTGAGCACTGATGTAGCTGTATTAACTACGAGTTGCCAGGTGTCGCTGAAGTGGAAGATGGGTCCACTTACCGCCCAAATGACGATGCCGAACAGAGCAGCAATGAAGGCCACCGGGTGTCCCATGGCCCATGCAGTCCAACGCGAGAACCGGTCGAATGCTTGTATAACCTTTGGCTTCATGTGCCCTCCAAACGTCTGACGTCAATATGTGTCGTGAGCCGACGCAATGCTCGCGCACGATCATAGCATGCGTGCGGCTACCTGAGTACAAGGGTCTGGACTATGCCAGTTTGGAGGTGGACCGTCCGGATCGCGTGATTATTCGTGTCAGCGATGTAGAGTACGCCGTTGCCGACAGCCAGCCCGCCGGGTTCCCAGAATGTTGCGTTGTCAGCCGGGCCGTCCTGCAGTCCTGGCTGGCCGGTGCCGAGCCAGCTTCGGCATTCCCGCGTTATCGGGTCGAGCCGTTTAATCTTGTTGTTATAGCTATCGGCAACGTAGAGCGTGCCAGCCTGCCAGGCTACGTCAAGCGGATGTTGCAGCCGCACCGCGTCACCAGTGCCATCCCGGTCGCCGAAATCAAACAGACCGACGCCGACGAGCCGGTGAACGAGCAGGTCACGGGGTGCTTTCCCAACCCGGGGCAGATCAACAGCCCGAATTGCGCTCGCTTCACTATCTGCTACGTAGAGCACATTGTTACCAAGGGTAAGCCCGCTTGGTTGAGCAAACCACGCCCGTTCCAGCGGCCCACCTTGGATGCCTTCCATGCCCGAGCCAGCGTAGGGGCGGAGCATGCCACTGACGAGATCAAGTGCCCAAATCTGGTGCATGCCAGCCATTGCGATGTAAAGTGTTGTTCCATCCAACGCTAAGGCCCATGGGCTCCGCAAATCGCGTTCACGGGCAGGGCCAGCGCTTGCATAGGTGAATCCAAGCTGGCCAGCCCCCGCGATGGTTTCGACAGTGCCGTGGTCCAGGTCGACGCGTCGGATTGCATGGTTGCCGGTGTCCGCGACGTAGAGTGTCTGATCCTGTACGACAAGCCCATAGGGATGTGAGAACGCCGCGGTTTCAACGGTACCGTCATTGAATCCAGCGATGCCGCTGCCAATCATCTGCTGGACGTGCCCTGTGGGGTCGGTGACGACAATCCGATGGTGTCCAGTATCAGCAATGAAGAGGCGCTGATGTACCGAATCGAAAAAGACTTTGCCCGGAAATGCCAACAAGCTGTCTGGCTGTGGCTCTGGCTGAAGCCAGTCACGCGGCTGGCGATCGATGAGTCCTTGTGCATCATACTCGCGGATTAACCGGCGTAAAACGGCGGCAAGACGGTCTGCTGGCACTTCACCAGCTTGTGCGCCGACAACGTAGCCGCGTGGATCGAGAATCGCGATCGTTGGCCACGCATTGACGCCGTACTGCCGCCAGAGCCGCAGTTGTGGGTCGTTGACGACGGGATGGGTGATGCCGTAGCGTCGGACTGCTTGCCGGACGTTCTCATCGTCGTGTTCAGCAGGAAACTTTGGCGAATGTACGCCGATGACGATAACCTCATTGGCAAACTCATGCTCGACTTTCCCCAACTGGGAAAGGAGATGCAAGCAGTTAATTCAACAGTAAGTCCAGAAGTCGAGGAT from the Thermorudis peleae genome contains:
- a CDS encoding heavy metal translocating P-type ATPase; its protein translation is MNTTETRDRIPEQQTGSPAEAVLAIEGMTCASCVRRVERALSKLPGVAQASVNLATEQARVVFDPTAVDEAALVQQVEAAGYGARVLEVHNTDQHSDAGEAHAAIVTLAIEGMTCASCVRRVERALQRVPGVAEATVNLATEQAQVHYDPTQATIDAMLRAVEAAGYHAQVVDEPSGTEAAAETEGSNDQQLARLRRDLLLSAILTVPVAVLNMFFMHWPGVDLVLLALSLPVWAYAGWRFHATALKNLRHGQFTMDTLVSLGTTAAFFYSAWNTILPRLTASRLHHQASMQLYYDTATVIITLILLGRYLERRARGQTSAAVSALVRLQPSTAHVIRGGREVDIPASAVRPGDLVIVRPGERIPVDGIVVEGRSAVDESAMTGESIPVEEAPGSQVLGGTVNTTGTFTLRATRVGAETTLAQIIRLVRQAQGSKAPIQSLADRVASVFVPVVMAVAAVTFVGWYFATGTVGQALLPAVAVLVIACPCAMGLATPTAIIVATGTGASHGVLIKGGEALERAAQLTTLVLDKTGTVTNGKPEVTDVVPLAELDEASVLKLAALAESRSEHPLGRAIVAAAQARGLELDGTVTNVQAEPGLGIQATIEGAPVLVGNARFLASQGIALGEAQAIVAKLAAEGKTAVLVARSHQVVGVLALADTLKPGSREAVEALRALGLSLVLVTGDTTATAKAIASQLGIDRVIAEVLPQQKAEIVRTLQAQGERVGMVGDGINDAPALAQADVGIAIGTGTDIAIESGDIVLIGGDVRGVVTALTLARRTLRTIRWNLFWAFAYNVILIPVAAVGLLNPMLAAGAMAFSSVFVVTNSLRLRSLSATHCGTAPSTHLQPRTS
- a CDS encoding thioredoxin-like domain-containing protein is translated as MLDFWTYCUINCLHLLSQLGKVEHEFANEVIVIGVHSPKFPAEHDDENVRQAVRRYGITHPVVNDPQLRLWRQYGVNAWPTIAILDPRGYVVGAQAGEVPADRLAAVLRRLIREYDAQGLIDRQPRDWLQPEPQPDSLLAFPGKVFFDSVHQRLFIADTGHHRIVVTDPTGHVQQMIGSGIAGFNDGTVETAAFSHPYGLVVQDQTLYVADTGNHAIRRVDLDHGTVETIAGAGQLGFTYASAGPARERDLRSPWALALDGTTLYIAMAGMHQIWALDLVSGMLRPYAGSGMEGIQGGPLERAWFAQPSGLTLGNNVLYVADSEASAIRAVDLPRVGKAPRDLLVHRLVGVGLFDFGDRDGTGDAVRLQHPLDVAWQAGTLYVADSYNNKIKRLDPITRECRSWLGTGQPGLQDGPADNATFWEPGGLAVGNGVLYIADTNNHAIRTVHLQTGIVQTLVLR
- a CDS encoding low affinity iron permease family protein, with product MKPKVIQAFDRFSRWTAWAMGHPVAFIAALFGIVIWAVSGPIFHFSDTWQLVVNTATSVLTFLMVFLIQNAVNRDSVAVQLKLDELIRALEGARNSMLRIEDLSEEDLAQLRAYFDHLVSRDTPPPPAPEA
- a CDS encoding metal-sensitive transcriptional regulator; amino-acid sequence: MDSMPPEHSEHSVKRVDSYRQDKARILARLRRIEGQVRGIQRMIEEDRYCVDVLTQLSSVIAAARSIGLLLLEDHIRGCLLTAAPEEREMLIQELTEAVERFTQSVS